CGGTGCCGCTGGACGAACCAGTAGTAGGCGAAGCCGCCGAGGGCGACCACGCCGATGAAGAGGAACGCGCCCCAGCGCAGATACCAGTGCTGCGGTCCGGTGGCGTTGTAGACCTCGGCACGCGGCCAGGCGAGGTTGATCGACATGGCCGCGCCCCACAGCACCGCGAGGATGTTGACGGGCAGCCCGAACTTGCCGAGTGAGAACTTGCCTTCGGCGGGCTGCCACTTGCCGCGCAGGCGCTGGACCAGCATCGGGGCGGTGACCAGCAGATAGGCCAGGTAGATCATGATGATGGCGATGCTGGTGATCACCGAGAAGATCTGCGGCTGGTTGATGTTGATGACCAGGATGAAGACGCCCACCAAACCGATCACCACGGCGGGCACCACCGGTGTCTTGAAGCGCGGGCTGACCCGCGCGAGTCGCGAACCCGCCGGCAGGTTGTTGTCCCGGGCCATCGCGAACATCAGCCGGATGCCCGCGGCGTGCACGGCCAGTGTGCAGACCGTGATCGCGATGACCACGCACCACAGTACGATCTCGCCGATCGTGGAGCCGAGCGTCACCAGCACGACGTACTGCAGACCTTCTGTGGAGAGCTGCTTCGCGAACAGGTTCGGCACGGCCATCAGGGCGAAGAGCAGGATCAGCCCGCCGATGACGAAGGACGCGATGAGAGCCCGCAGGATGGCGCGGGGCGCGTTGCGGCTCGGATCGTGCGACTCCTCGCCGAGCGACGACGCCGTGTCGAAGCCGTACATCACATACGCGGAGGCCAGCGAGGCGGTCAGGAACGCGCCCAAGTAGCCGAGAGGCTCGCCCTTGCCGAGTCCGTAGGTCTGGGTCAGGACGGCACTGGGGCTACGGGTGATGTGTACCGCGAGAAGGATGACCAGGGCGACGGCGGCGATCAGCTCGATGAACACGCCGCCGGAGTTGATGGTCGCCATGAGTTTGACGCCGAAGGCGTTCACCAGGGTGGAGAAGAGGATGAGCACCGAGCCGAGGAGAACGGCGTTGGCGGCCGCGTCCGTCTTGCCACTGCCGTCACCCACGAACTGGAACCAGTCGTTGATCCGCGGCAGCGTGATCTGGTAGGCGAGGACCACCGCGGAGAGCGTCACCATGGTGGCCGTCATCATCATCCAGCCGCCGAGCCAGCCGATGTGCGGACCGCCCATGCTCTTGCCCCAGTTGTAGACGGACCCGGCCACCGGGTAGCGGGCGGCGAGCTCGCAGAAGCACAGCGCCACCATCAACTGGCCGAGGAAGACCATCGGCCAGGACCACCAGTACGCGGGGCCGCCGAAGGCGACACCGAAGTAGAAGAGCTGGAAAGTGCCGGTCAGGATGGAGATGTAGCTGACCCCGGCGGCGAAGGTGTGGAAGTTGCCGAGGGTACGCTTCAGTTCCGGTTTGTAGCCGAATGCGCCGAGCGCGTCGTCGTCGTGCTGGCCCTGCGTCCTGGCAGTGCCGGCCGGGTCCGGGCCGCCGCCGGTATTCGTACTCATTCGAACCACCTCTGCGGGCGCGGCGCGAGATTGCGCCAGACGTGCTTCGCTTCCTGGTACTCGGCCAGCCCGGCCGGACCCAGTTCACGGCCGAAACCTGACTGCTTCATGCCGCCCCACTCCGCCTGGGGCACGTACGGATGGAAGTCGTTGATCCATACGGTACCGGCGCGCATACGGGAGGCCACCCGGTGTGACCGGCCGACGTCCTGCGACCAGACTGCTCCGGCCAGCCCGTATTCCGTGTCGTTGGCGAGCGAGACCGCCTCCTCCTCGTCGCGGAACCGCTCCACGGTGAGCACCGGGCCGAACGACTCCTCGCGCACCACGGACATGCCCGGCGCGCACTCGTCCAGCACGGTCGGCAGGTAGTAGAAGCCGTCCCGCAGCGCGGGATCCTTGGGCCGCGCGCCGCCGCAGCGCAGCACCGCGCCCTCGGCCAGCCCTGCCGCGACATACGCCTCGACCTTG
This portion of the Streptomyces sp. NBC_01750 genome encodes:
- a CDS encoding APC family permease, coding for MSTNTGGGPDPAGTARTQGQHDDDALGAFGYKPELKRTLGNFHTFAAGVSYISILTGTFQLFYFGVAFGGPAYWWSWPMVFLGQLMVALCFCELAARYPVAGSVYNWGKSMGGPHIGWLGGWMMMTATMVTLSAVVLAYQITLPRINDWFQFVGDGSGKTDAAANAVLLGSVLILFSTLVNAFGVKLMATINSGGVFIELIAAVALVILLAVHITRSPSAVLTQTYGLGKGEPLGYLGAFLTASLASAYVMYGFDTASSLGEESHDPSRNAPRAILRALIASFVIGGLILLFALMAVPNLFAKQLSTEGLQYVVLVTLGSTIGEIVLWCVVIAITVCTLAVHAAGIRLMFAMARDNNLPAGSRLARVSPRFKTPVVPAVVIGLVGVFILVININQPQIFSVITSIAIIMIYLAYLLVTAPMLVQRLRGKWQPAEGKFSLGKFGLPVNILAVLWGAAMSINLAWPRAEVYNATGPQHWYLRWGAFLFIGVVALGGFAYYWFVQRHRTGVLAEHRAVLADEPPTAAAS